A window from Pichia kudriavzevii chromosome 5, complete sequence encodes these proteins:
- a CDS encoding uncharacterized protein (PKUD0E05360) — protein MHFTYNGELVHSVDVDVGVDGAGLGAGSSVNTISSTRPAVGASLGTSATVGAKTETCTYPITSVILYGTAQFVDAWRGGYEGFELLDLECAARLVLQRQAYLIYRWSLTRLLLLDESLVCGVARCFDVSPDNFVPQEEEVQFYLKEPCFLWRFSRHNYDTVVSSIREGRLLMLSDKGHDSSPPVGYEYDIEKHLLIGALEEKFKCQLNQWEVLEYRHSLDFYLHSMDKETTYQEFVSVLLTGGCGRYTSELYRQLKRKEATSRVSHKGQRGILQKIYMRIAPGRTKSKIYNVPESTTMGKQASGGVYPFLQRGAASISEELVTSLPEFVLERGKIHLWDSDWINEALFDHEHPFSLYRFAVAIDDGYLATKYKHINARGETVRTGWGNGKPVAIGRKRLLEMWMQCVPTKYTHQRYCHRLETSKWHQIEESCMRQIELFKDSKVNLVTDITAANLDSCVHLDPDDKEAYIIRNAEISGCLYRPTEGHHNLPTPLLLGDKSLPSSDYKRKVGVMSAPNPCLQIEREQFLENGLTYNLQMFNTDVINPSKDVYIPPRVCNLEKLALNAISNQNALIGERYHVDLGPYVEKIDFSCLFLRDGKTKPFRRSHNLYIDKVSARFERLYPRLVEVLQVADNLKSFLYSSQDMAQHVVEDSIKLSCFVSTQVIPFPHVHYVNSSQTKINIANYLTFYFTKHNRDALGRDAQTYFDSRLKIQFKSSKHSRFLFSFARDRYLSELYTAVQVLQMEAGQREHLRWPVHEFEFDSEYMDLIKLFFPHRHNDIATIIECASKERHPRQVHSACTPPTVLKEVL, from the coding sequence CACTGTAGGAGCAAAGACAGAGACCTGCACGTATCCGATCACATCGGTGATTCTCTATGGGACGGCCCAGTTTGTGGACGCTTGGAGAGGTGGATATGAAGGGTTTGAGTTGCTAGACTTGGAGTGTGCTGCCCGTTTGGTTCTACAGAGACAGGCGTATCTAATCTACCGGTGGTCCCTTACGAGACTTCTACTGCTGGACGAGAGCCTTGTATGTGGTGTAGCCAGGTGCTTTGACGTCTCTCCAGACAATTTCGTTCCACAAGAGGAGGAAGTTCAATTCTATCTAAAGGAACCCTGTTTCCTCTGGAGATTCAGCCGGCACAACTATGACACCGTTGTCTCTTCAATAAGGGAGGGGAGGCTTCTCATGTTGTCTGATAAAGGCCACGATTCCAGCCCACCTGTTGGTTACGAATACGATATCGAGAAACACCTCCTTATAGGTGCACTCGAGGAGAAGTTCAAGTGTCAGTTGAACCAATGGGAGGTGCTCGAGTACCGCCATTCCCTTGACTTTTACCTCCATTCCATGGACAAGGAAACGACTTACCAAGAGTTTGTCTCGGTGCTATTGACGGGGGGATGTGGACGGTATACGAGCGAGTTGTACAGGCAACTCAAGAGGAAGGAAGCAACCTCAAGAGTATCTCATAAAGGACAACGAGGAATATTACAAAAGATCTACATGAGGATCGCACCGGGGAGaaccaaatcaaagatttacAATGTACCTGAAAGTACAACCATGGGGAAGCAAGCCTCTGGTGGTGTCTATCCGTTTCTTCAACGGGGTGCCGCCTCCATTTCGGAAGAGCTTGTCACCTCTTTACCCGAGTTCGTACTTGAGAGGGGGAAAATTCACCTGTGGGACAGTGATTGGATCAACGAGGCTCTCTTTGATCATGAGCACCCATTTTCACTTTACAGGTTTGCCGTTGCTATTGATGATGGGTATTTGGCGACAAAATACAAGCACATCAACGCAAGGGGAGAGACTGTGAGAACAGGGTGGGGCAACGGGAAGCCGGTTGCTATTGGAAGAAAACGGCTACTCGAAATGTGGATGCAATGTGTCCCCACTAAGTATACACACCAAAGATACTGCCATCGATTGGAGACGTCCAAGTGGCACCAAATTGAGGAGAGCTGCATGAGACAGATTGAACTTTTCAAGGATTCGAAAGTGAATTTGGTTACAGATATTACAGCAGCAAACCTAGACTCATGTGTACATTTGGATCCAGATGACAAAGAGGCATACATTATCAGAAATGCCGAGATCTCTGGATGTCTTTACCGCCCCACCGAGGGCCACCATAATCTACCTACACCATTGCTACTGGGGGACAAATCATTGCCCTCTAGTGATTACAAACGCAAAGTGGGTGTCATGTCTGCTCCAAATCCATGCTTGCAAATAGAGCGTGAAcaatttttggaaaatggaCTGACTTATAATCTCCAAATGTTCAATACAGATGTAATCAATCCTTCAAAGGATGTTTACATTCCACCACGAGTGTGTAATTTGGAGAAACTGGCATTGAATGCGATATCCAACCAAAATGCCTTAATTGGAGAGAGGTATCATGTCGATTTGGGTCCATACGTGGAGAAGATAGATTTTAGTTGTTTGTTTCTCAGAGATGGGAAGACTAAGCCCTTCAGGAGATCACATAATCTCTACATTGACAAGGTTTCTGCAAGGTTTGAGAGATTGTACCCAAGATTAGTCGAGGTTCTCCAGGTGGCAGATAACCTCAAGAGTTTCTTATACTCTTCACAGGATATGGCCCAAcatgttgttgaagattcCATCAAGTTGTCCTGTTTTGTCAGCACTCAAGTGATTCCTTTCCCGCACGTACATTATGTGAATTCTAGCCAGacaaaaatcaatattgCAAATTACCTCACGTTCTATTTCACCAAACACAACCGAGATGCCCTAGGAAGGGATGCTCAAACATATTTCGACTCTAGGTTAAAGATCCAGTTTAAATCGTCCAAACATTCCCGATTCCTCTTTTCGTTTGCCCGTGATAGATACCTCTCGGAGTTGTACACTGCCGTGCAGGTACTCCAAATGGAGGCCGGACAGAGAGAGCATCTTCGCTGGCCAGTGCATGAGTTTGAGTTCGACTCAGAGTACATGGATCTCATCAAGTTATTCTTCCCACATAGACATAATGACATAGCCACCATAATCGAGTGTGCCTCTAAGGAGAGACATCCACGGCAAGTTCACTCTGCCTGCACCCCTCCTACTGTTCTCAAGGAGGTACTCTAA